In Acidobacteriota bacterium, one genomic interval encodes:
- a CDS encoding S8 family serine peptidase, whose protein sequence is MPNNQKLSPNKMFSGMPWKSRLILAAVCLTLIGAGFIVPTGISNAAKVSAQENSANNSSAAGQDPAIKDEQFARSAETERKFAELAAKARDGKSVRVIIGVKLPVAFRAEGLLKRQEDKETQHLLIAQAQDALLNRLQANTRESVKRFKYIPYLAMEVSASELEQLKAMPEVFQIQEDALAKPALNESTRLIGSDAAAASGFTGAGQTVAILDTGVDGTHPALSGKVVSEACFSHDGGSNQSLCPGAVTSSTAAGSGVNCTGVGGCDHGTHVAGIAAARPGTNSSGVTLTGVARDANIIAIQVFTRINSSTDCDGSAPCVRSFTSDQISGLERVRDLANMTDGGGNPLFHISSVNMSLGDDSNNSSNCDGDSRKSAIDNLRSLGIATVISAGNESHRAGIGVPACISSAISVGSTDKDDTVSGFSNNAAIVSILAPGGSIQSTLPGGVYGFKSGTSMAAPHVTGAWAVFKSAPGHGSDSVATVLTQFQNTGVPVTDARTPNPTNLVRPRLRLDSALGLRSADLQLSKTGSPGTVVAGTNLTYTIHLTNAGPDAASNVTVTDNLPANTSLVSGPVTVGWNCNSTNPIQCTKASVANGESATFTIVVKVDAATPNNSTLSNTATVITSDFDPNATNSTATATNHVIAQADLEVISKVDTPDPVVTNNPLQYTITLRNNGPSVATSVELSDPLPIGAIFNNCASTNGGICLGSSQNRTVSFASLGVGDMATVTFDTTANCSLADGTVINNTATISAATTDPNPANNSASASTVAQNPPPIIVCPVSRDVIAPTPGSTTAIVTYPDPVVVDNCPGVTVVCVPASGSAFPLGLTTVTCTATDSGGATASCSFTVTVWDASIQDDNSGDYLLFNTFTGEYKYVRCGVDGFTMIGQGEISRVGCVVTLHDDSRVNASFDRCTIAPRNTGNATIKRLQPDTTFVLKDRNILNNSPSCAMP, encoded by the coding sequence ATGCCAAACAACCAAAAACTCAGCCCAAACAAGATGTTCAGTGGAATGCCGTGGAAATCGCGGCTGATTCTGGCGGCGGTATGCCTGACTCTGATCGGAGCAGGCTTCATTGTGCCAACCGGAATCTCCAATGCTGCAAAAGTTTCAGCCCAGGAAAATTCAGCCAACAACAGCTCCGCAGCAGGGCAAGACCCTGCCATAAAGGATGAGCAATTCGCTCGTTCCGCCGAAACCGAACGCAAATTTGCCGAGCTCGCCGCAAAAGCCCGCGACGGCAAATCCGTGCGGGTCATCATCGGCGTCAAATTGCCGGTCGCTTTCCGTGCCGAAGGGCTTCTAAAACGTCAGGAAGACAAGGAAACTCAGCACCTGCTGATTGCCCAGGCGCAAGACGCCTTGTTGAACCGATTGCAGGCCAACACTCGCGAATCGGTCAAACGGTTCAAATACATCCCTTATTTGGCGATGGAAGTCAGCGCCAGTGAATTGGAACAACTGAAAGCGATGCCTGAAGTATTTCAGATTCAGGAAGATGCGCTTGCCAAACCCGCGCTGAATGAAAGCACTCGCCTGATTGGCTCGGATGCTGCCGCAGCATCCGGTTTTACGGGCGCTGGCCAGACCGTTGCCATTCTGGATACAGGCGTAGACGGAACGCATCCGGCGTTGAGCGGCAAGGTTGTTTCCGAAGCCTGTTTTTCGCACGATGGGGGTTCCAATCAGTCCTTGTGTCCCGGAGCAGTGACGAGTTCGACTGCGGCGGGTTCGGGCGTCAATTGCACTGGAGTCGGCGGATGTGACCACGGCACGCACGTCGCGGGCATTGCCGCAGCCAGACCCGGAACGAATTCTTCAGGTGTCACGCTGACCGGAGTGGCCAGGGATGCCAACATCATTGCCATTCAAGTGTTTACTCGAATCAACAGCAGCACGGATTGCGACGGAAGTGCACCTTGCGTCAGGTCGTTTACCTCCGATCAGATCAGCGGTTTGGAACGTGTGCGCGATCTGGCCAATATGACTGATGGCGGTGGCAATCCGCTGTTTCACATCTCTTCGGTGAACATGAGCCTCGGCGATGACAGCAACAACAGCTCCAACTGTGACGGAGATTCGCGCAAGTCAGCGATAGACAATCTCCGCTCGCTGGGAATCGCCACGGTCATTTCGGCTGGCAACGAAAGCCACAGGGCAGGCATTGGCGTGCCAGCCTGCATTTCCTCGGCAATCAGCGTTGGTTCGACAGACAAAGACGATACTGTTTCCGGTTTCTCGAACAACGCCGCAATCGTCAGCATTCTCGCGCCGGGTGGTTCCATTCAATCCACACTTCCCGGAGGCGTGTACGGGTTCAAAAGTGGCACTTCGATGGCTGCGCCGCATGTCACCGGCGCTTGGGCAGTTTTCAAATCCGCACCCGGACACGGCAGCGATTCAGTCGCGACTGTGTTGACGCAATTTCAAAATACTGGCGTTCCGGTGACGGATGCGCGCACGCCAAACCCGACAAATCTGGTGCGTCCACGATTGCGATTGGACAGTGCGTTGGGGTTGCGCAGCGCCGATTTGCAACTATCCAAGACCGGTTCGCCGGGAACGGTCGTAGCCGGAACCAATCTGACGTACACCATCCACCTGACCAATGCCGGCCCGGATGCTGCGTCCAATGTGACGGTCACAGACAATTTGCCCGCCAACACCAGCCTGGTGTCTGGCCCGGTAACTGTCGGATGGAATTGCAATTCGACCAATCCGATTCAGTGCACGAAAGCTTCGGTCGCCAACGGAGAATCCGCCACGTTTACCATCGTCGTGAAAGTGGACGCGGCCACACCGAATAACTCCACACTCAGCAACACGGCGACTGTGATCACATCGGATTTCGACCCGAACGCGACCAACAGCACGGCGACGGCGACAAATCATGTCATCGCGCAAGCCGACCTGGAAGTGATTTCCAAGGTGGATACGCCCGACCCAGTGGTGACGAACAATCCGTTGCAGTACACGATCACGCTGCGCAACAACGGGCCTAGCGTAGCGACTTCGGTGGAATTGAGCGATCCGCTGCCCATCGGCGCCATCTTCAATAATTGTGCCTCAACCAACGGCGGCATCTGCCTGGGCAGTAGCCAGAATCGAACGGTTTCGTTCGCTTCGCTTGGCGTAGGGGATATGGCAACGGTGACGTTTGACACCACGGCGAACTGTTCGCTGGCCGATGGCACTGTGATCAACAACACGGCGACGATCAGCGCCGCAACGACAGACCCGAACCCGGCGAACAACTCGGCGTCGGCTTCGACCGTGGCGCAAAATCCGCCACCAATCATTGTTTGCCCGGTCAGCCGTGACGTTATCGCGCCGACTCCAGGCAGCACAACGGCCATCGTCACCTATCCTGATCCGGTCGTTGTGGACAATTGCCCCGGCGTGACGGTCGTTTGTGTTCCGGCTTCGGGATCCGCATTCCCGCTGGGCCTGACGACCGTTACGTGTACGGCAACCGATTCCGGCGGTGCAACGGCCTCGTGCAGCTTCACCGTGACAGTCTGGGATGCCAGCATCCAGGATGACAACAGCGGCGATTATCTGCTCTTCAATACGTTCACGGGCGAATACAAATATGTTCGCTGTGGAGTTGACGGCTTCACGATGATTGGCCAGGGCGAAATATCACGCGTCGGCTGTGTGGTCACACTGCACGATGATTCCAGGGTGAACGCCTCGTTTGACCGCTGCACAATTGCACCCAGAAACACAGGCAATGCGACGATCAAACGGTTGCAACCGGACACGACCTTTGTGCTAAAGGATCGAAACATTCTCAACAACTCGCCAAGCTGCGCTATGCCTTGA
- a CDS encoding NF038122 family metalloprotease, whose translation MRNKRLVKIASVSILLFAVTMILPWILKARFSSTLAATYKRDGLRSAGETQKPGIKFGTSYQHDTSEPLRDMAQQSVKASKAKITRGTDSVAILVSGISPDTQGAVGATQRVKLGNDRYQIFDNRTGASVMDSSDISTIWAGFGGSCATGGTGDTVVLYDKVADRWVISQFASATSGKAATEQCFAVSTTSDATGSYYRYAFHLGPNFIDSPHLSIRPDGYLMGDSVYNESGTERLGSQFFLFDRKAMLAGAAATFTSPGLDTGVGETYSISASGVRVRSASSQLAVSTLTINLTYDPDATFTTAGLSASDIIAMKAANSFAAQQFTNNYVDPINVNIKVTAVPGTGTLGGSSTSLTVTTFANMVAKTVADATTADDATATGSGGSISSTLVDPVGGAHNYLVSFAQAKALGISPDDAVTIDGTYTFGGGFSYTYDPLNRAVAGKFDYIGVSMHEFSEIMGRIGVMGGDLGVGSPSYMQFDLFHYTGAGARGLNNGAGRSFSIDNGTTLLKAFNDGATFGGDLQDWASGTNDSFNAFSGSGVRNDLTPVDLRNMDVIGYNFVPSCTLVTCPANITQPNDPNQCGAVVSYPVPTTSGTCDAVTCSPASGAFFSVGTTTVTCTPAAGPSCSFTVTVNDTQSPMIACPANIIRSTDPGLCSAIVNPGTPTATDNCPGVTVTGARSDALALTDPYPKGITTITWKATDASGNMATCPQTITVNDTEKPKILCPADVTVVTPKPGDPSTTVSFPAPMVTDNCPGATVTCVPPSGSSFPLGTTLVTCTASDTSGNMAECSFTVTVWDVCIKDDQNGDFLLFNSFTGDYLFTRCGADRFTMMGRGEISRVGCVVTLHDDTRVNASYDRCPIAPRNTGNAIIKRLQPDTTFVLKDRNILNNSPSCPTP comes from the coding sequence ATGCGAAACAAACGATTAGTAAAGATAGCCTCCGTAAGTATTCTGCTATTTGCAGTAACAATGATTCTGCCCTGGATTTTGAAAGCAAGGTTTTCTTCAACCTTAGCCGCAACCTACAAGCGGGATGGCCTGCGTAGTGCGGGCGAGACTCAAAAGCCCGGCATCAAATTCGGCACTTCCTACCAGCACGATACCTCAGAGCCGTTGCGCGATATGGCGCAGCAGTCGGTCAAGGCGTCGAAGGCAAAGATCACTCGCGGCACCGACTCTGTCGCGATCCTCGTCTCGGGAATATCCCCCGACACCCAGGGCGCGGTTGGGGCGACACAGCGTGTCAAGCTCGGCAACGACCGCTACCAGATCTTTGATAACCGCACCGGCGCCTCGGTAATGGACTCTTCGGACATCTCCACAATCTGGGCCGGCTTTGGTGGCTCCTGCGCGACCGGAGGGACGGGCGATACGGTTGTGCTTTACGACAAGGTGGCCGATCGCTGGGTCATCAGCCAGTTTGCGTCTGCGACGAGCGGCAAGGCTGCCACTGAGCAGTGTTTCGCTGTGTCAACGACCAGCGATGCCACGGGGTCATACTATAGATATGCCTTCCATCTTGGCCCAAACTTTATTGATTCTCCGCATCTCAGTATCCGGCCGGATGGCTACCTCATGGGCGATAGCGTTTACAACGAATCTGGGACAGAGCGCCTGGGCAGCCAGTTTTTCTTATTCGACAGGAAGGCGATGCTCGCCGGGGCCGCGGCAACCTTCACCAGTCCGGGCCTCGACACCGGAGTCGGCGAAACGTATTCGATTTCTGCCAGCGGTGTCCGTGTGAGATCGGCGTCCAGCCAACTCGCCGTCAGCACGCTGACCATCAACCTGACCTACGACCCGGATGCCACGTTCACCACAGCCGGGTTGAGCGCATCGGACATCATTGCCATGAAAGCGGCGAACTCATTCGCCGCACAGCAGTTCACCAACAATTATGTTGACCCCATCAACGTCAACATCAAGGTGACGGCGGTGCCCGGCACTGGCACACTCGGTGGGAGTTCAACGTCCCTTACGGTCACCACTTTTGCAAATATGGTTGCCAAGACTGTCGCAGACGCGACTACGGCGGACGACGCTACTGCGACGGGCTCTGGCGGTTCAATATCATCAACATTGGTTGATCCGGTAGGCGGAGCACATAACTACTTGGTGAGCTTTGCTCAGGCCAAGGCCCTGGGGATCAGTCCCGATGACGCGGTCACCATTGATGGGACTTACACCTTTGGCGGCGGATTCAGCTACACTTACGACCCGCTTAACCGGGCGGTCGCTGGCAAGTTTGATTACATCGGCGTTTCGATGCACGAGTTTTCGGAGATCATGGGCCGCATTGGTGTTATGGGCGGAGACCTTGGCGTCGGGAGCCCCTCCTACATGCAGTTTGATTTGTTCCACTATACCGGTGCCGGTGCACGGGGATTGAACAATGGTGCGGGCAGATCTTTCTCGATTGATAACGGGACAACCCTTCTCAAGGCTTTTAATGATGGAGCCACGTTCGGCGGCGATCTGCAGGACTGGGCCAGTGGCACAAACGACTCTTTCAACGCCTTCAGCGGTTCCGGCGTGCGGAACGACCTAACACCCGTGGACCTCCGAAACATGGATGTCATCGGCTACAATTTTGTGCCGTCCTGCACATTAGTCACCTGTCCGGCGAATATCACTCAACCGAATGACCCGAACCAGTGCGGCGCTGTGGTCAGCTACCCGGTGCCGACGACAAGCGGCACTTGCGACGCTGTTACCTGTTCACCAGCTTCGGGAGCGTTCTTCTCAGTGGGCACGACTACGGTCACTTGTACCCCGGCCGCCGGGCCGAGTTGCTCCTTCACGGTGACTGTCAACGACACGCAGAGTCCGATGATTGCTTGTCCGGCGAACATCATCAGATCAACTGACCCGGGACTATGTTCAGCGATAGTCAATCCGGGCACGCCAACAGCGACTGACAACTGCCCTGGTGTCACCGTGACAGGTGCGCGCAGCGATGCACTGGCTTTGACTGATCCTTATCCTAAAGGGATAACCACAATCACCTGGAAGGCTACGGATGCGTCAGGCAACATGGCCACTTGCCCGCAGACCATCACGGTCAATGACACTGAGAAGCCGAAGATCCTTTGTCCGGCGGACGTTACGGTCGTGACTCCCAAACCTGGCGACCCAAGCACTACTGTCAGTTTTCCGGCGCCAATGGTGACGGATAATTGTCCCGGGGCGACGGTAACCTGCGTGCCGCCGTCAGGGTCGAGTTTTCCCCTCGGCACGACTCTGGTGACCTGCACTGCATCCGATACTTCTGGCAATATGGCTGAATGTAGTTTTACCGTGACGGTATGGGATGTCTGTATCAAGGATGATCAAAATGGCGACTTCCTGCTCTTTAACTCATTTACAGGCGATTATCTGTTCACGCGCTGCGGAGCGGATCGCTTCACAATGATGGGTCGAGGCGAAATCTCTCGCGTCGGTTGCGTGGTTACACTGCACGATGACACGCGCGTGAATGCCTCATACGACCGCTGCCCGATTGCACCCAGAAATACGGGGAACGCGATCATCAAACGGTTGCAACCGGACACGACCTTTGTGCTAAAGGATCGAAACATTCTCAACAACTCGCCAAGCTGCCCCACTCCTTGA
- a CDS encoding DUF1501 domain-containing protein gives MNTPHSNELQDATRRHFFGQCAVGLGAIALNSLLAQDGFGAPQRPQIDPANPMAPRKAPLPAKAKRVIYLFMAGAPSQLELFSDKPKLRELTGQPPPPSLMKGRRFAFLKGNETLLGSKRKFTQCGQSGMTLSELLPHHQKIVDEVCWLRGMSTDVFNHGPAKLFMNTGFQIPGRPAFGAWTTYGLGSESTDLPGFVVLQSGRRGPRGGSTLWSSGFLPTSFQGVPFRGQGDAILNLRSPEGITREQERDFYDTVGALNKARLETTGDPEIMTRVNAYEMAYRMQTSAPELMDLSKESAATLAMYGVKPGESGFAANVLLARRMIERGVRFVQLYHTDWDHHGERGNNLDGDLENRCREVDQASAALVLDLKQRGLLEDTIVIWGGEFGRTPMGEVRETTGRDHHIEGFTIWLAGGGFKPGYVHGQTDELGFGVVEGGTHVHDLHATLLNQLGFDHERLTYRFQGREFRLTDVHGKIIREVLA, from the coding sequence ATGAACACGCCACATTCAAACGAATTGCAAGACGCGACCCGCCGCCATTTTTTCGGGCAATGCGCTGTCGGGTTGGGCGCTATCGCGCTCAATTCCCTGCTGGCGCAGGATGGATTTGGCGCGCCGCAGCGTCCGCAAATTGATCCCGCCAATCCGATGGCGCCGCGCAAAGCGCCGCTTCCGGCCAAAGCCAAGCGCGTGATTTACCTGTTTATGGCGGGCGCGCCTTCGCAACTGGAATTGTTTTCCGACAAACCGAAACTGCGCGAATTGACAGGCCAACCGCCACCACCAAGCTTGATGAAAGGTCGCCGCTTTGCGTTTTTGAAAGGCAACGAAACGCTGCTCGGTTCCAAGCGCAAGTTCACGCAGTGCGGGCAATCGGGGATGACGCTCAGCGAATTGTTGCCGCATCATCAAAAAATTGTGGACGAAGTTTGCTGGCTGCGCGGGATGTCCACGGATGTGTTCAACCACGGCCCGGCGAAGTTGTTTATGAACACGGGATTTCAGATTCCCGGTCGTCCAGCCTTCGGCGCATGGACGACATATGGATTGGGCAGTGAGTCCACAGACCTACCCGGGTTTGTCGTGCTGCAAAGCGGGCGTCGCGGACCGCGCGGCGGTTCGACGTTGTGGAGCAGTGGATTTTTGCCGACTTCGTTTCAGGGCGTGCCGTTTCGCGGACAGGGCGATGCGATTTTGAACCTGCGCAGTCCCGAAGGAATCACGCGCGAGCAGGAACGCGATTTTTACGACACGGTCGGCGCGCTCAACAAAGCGCGGCTGGAAACAACAGGCGACCCGGAAATCATGACGCGCGTAAATGCCTACGAAATGGCTTATCGCATGCAAACCAGCGCGCCGGAGCTGATGGATTTGAGCAAGGAATCGGCGGCGACATTGGCAATGTACGGCGTGAAGCCGGGCGAGTCGGGCTTTGCGGCGAATGTGTTGCTGGCGCGGCGGATGATCGAACGCGGCGTGCGCTTTGTGCAGTTGTATCACACAGACTGGGATCATCATGGCGAACGCGGCAACAACCTGGATGGCGATTTGGAAAATCGCTGCCGCGAAGTTGACCAGGCGAGCGCGGCGCTGGTGCTCGACCTGAAACAACGCGGTTTGCTGGAAGATACCATCGTCATCTGGGGCGGCGAATTCGGGCGCACACCGATGGGCGAAGTGCGCGAAACCACCGGGCGCGATCATCACATCGAAGGATTCACAATTTGGTTGGCGGGTGGCGGCTTCAAACCCGGCTATGTGCATGGCCAAACGGACGAACTGGGCTTCGGCGTTGTCGAAGGCGGCACTCACGTTCACGATTTGCACGCCACGCTGCTGAATCAACTGGGTTTTGACCACGAGCGGCTGACATATCGGTTTCAGGGCCGGGAATTCCGGCTGACGGATGTTCACGGCAAAATCATTCGCGAGGTGCTTGCGTAA